From Pseudobacteriovorax antillogorgiicola, the proteins below share one genomic window:
- the clpA gene encoding ATP-dependent Clp protease ATP-binding subunit ClpA yields MLSQDLEVSLNLAVSEATRRGHQFITVEHILYALLHNATAREAIEACGGSIERVRDDLEKFFEEHIDGNALKQGQLPQPTIGFQRVIQRAAQHVQSSGKEKIQGSNVLVAIFSEKDSFAVFYLEKEKITRLDVIQYISHGITKEGGEESTYLPGSSEGEDDPSADGEAPGRGSALEKYAVDLCEKAREGKIDPLIGRDEELERIMQILCRRRKNNPLCVGDAGVGKTALAEGLAVRIVNDEVPDALKGTQVFALDMGSLVAGSKFRGDFEQRLKNVVRELQKYDKHLLFIDEIHTIIGAGAVGGGALDASNILKPALASGELRCMGSTTFKEFRSHFEGDHALTRRFQKLDINEPTRMDAIKILQGLKSRYEDFHHVKYSSGAIKAAVDLSARYITDRKLPDKAIDVIDEVAASVALKKTDANRDKRKTISVDMVQNIVSKMARIPVQKVTQSDRDSLKNLGDKLKSKVFGQDDAIDSLATAIKMSRSGLGEENQPIGSFLFSGPTGVGKTEVAKQLANVMGIELIRFDMSEYMERHSVSRLIGAPPGYVGFDQGGLLTEAVNKTPHAVLLLDEIEKAHPEMQNILLQVMDHGTLTDNNGRKSDFRNVIIIMTTNAGAKELTSQSIGFDQGTKAKLDGKQVSKAVKDSFSPEFRNRLNGIITFGPLPFEVVKMVARKFIGEINLKLAEKKVSLEFDEEAVEWIARNGYEEAYGARPIKRLVQEEVKKPLADELLFGSLEKGGLVKVTIEDKKLRFNFPKKS; encoded by the coding sequence GTGCTTAGCCAAGACCTTGAAGTCAGTTTGAATTTGGCCGTTAGTGAGGCGACGAGGCGTGGACACCAATTTATTACGGTAGAACACATCCTATACGCTTTATTACACAATGCTACAGCCAGGGAAGCGATTGAAGCCTGTGGTGGTAGCATTGAGCGGGTTCGTGACGATTTAGAAAAATTTTTCGAAGAGCATATTGATGGTAATGCTCTTAAACAAGGCCAGCTGCCACAGCCCACGATTGGTTTTCAACGGGTGATCCAAAGAGCAGCGCAGCATGTTCAATCTAGCGGCAAGGAAAAGATTCAGGGATCCAACGTTCTGGTTGCGATCTTTTCTGAAAAAGACTCTTTTGCCGTATTCTACCTGGAGAAGGAAAAGATCACCCGCTTGGACGTGATCCAGTACATCTCTCACGGCATCACGAAAGAGGGCGGTGAGGAGTCTACGTATCTCCCAGGGAGTAGCGAAGGGGAAGACGATCCATCAGCAGACGGCGAAGCTCCCGGTCGCGGTTCAGCCCTGGAGAAGTATGCGGTAGATCTATGCGAGAAGGCTCGTGAAGGTAAGATCGATCCTTTGATTGGTCGTGACGAAGAGCTTGAGCGAATCATGCAGATCCTTTGCAGGCGCCGGAAGAATAACCCACTTTGCGTGGGTGATGCTGGTGTTGGTAAAACGGCACTAGCAGAGGGCCTTGCGGTTCGTATCGTCAACGACGAAGTACCGGATGCACTCAAGGGTACACAAGTTTTCGCTCTCGACATGGGGTCCCTTGTTGCCGGGTCTAAGTTTAGGGGTGACTTCGAACAACGTTTAAAAAATGTTGTTCGTGAACTACAGAAATATGACAAGCATTTGCTCTTCATCGATGAGATCCACACGATCATTGGTGCTGGTGCTGTTGGGGGAGGAGCACTGGATGCCTCTAACATTCTAAAGCCAGCCTTAGCATCCGGTGAATTGAGGTGCATGGGTTCGACGACGTTTAAGGAGTTCCGAAGTCATTTTGAGGGCGATCACGCTCTTACAAGGCGTTTTCAAAAACTCGATATCAACGAACCGACGCGAATGGATGCTATCAAGATTTTGCAAGGGCTGAAGAGTCGCTACGAAGACTTCCACCATGTGAAGTACTCCTCTGGTGCGATCAAGGCCGCTGTTGATCTCTCGGCTCGCTATATTACCGATCGCAAGTTGCCGGATAAGGCCATCGATGTGATTGACGAGGTCGCTGCTTCTGTGGCCCTTAAGAAAACTGATGCCAACCGCGACAAGCGCAAAACCATCTCTGTGGACATGGTTCAAAATATTGTTTCGAAAATGGCAAGAATTCCTGTCCAGAAGGTCACTCAGTCTGACCGTGACTCTCTGAAAAACTTAGGCGACAAACTTAAGTCGAAAGTCTTTGGCCAAGATGATGCGATTGACTCATTGGCAACGGCCATCAAGATGTCTCGCTCTGGGTTAGGCGAAGAGAATCAGCCTATCGGTAGCTTTCTCTTTAGCGGCCCAACAGGGGTTGGTAAGACAGAGGTGGCCAAGCAGCTAGCCAATGTGATGGGGATTGAGTTGATTCGTTTTGACATGAGTGAGTACATGGAACGGCATTCCGTGTCTCGCTTGATCGGTGCACCTCCGGGCTACGTTGGTTTCGATCAGGGTGGCCTATTGACCGAGGCTGTAAACAAAACGCCTCATGCGGTCTTGCTCTTGGATGAGATTGAAAAGGCTCACCCCGAGATGCAGAATATTTTGCTGCAAGTGATGGATCATGGCACTTTGACTGATAATAACGGTCGTAAATCCGACTTCCGCAACGTAATCATCATCATGACTACCAATGCGGGGGCCAAGGAGCTGACATCCCAGTCCATTGGATTCGATCAGGGAACCAAGGCAAAGCTGGATGGTAAGCAGGTGTCTAAAGCGGTGAAAGACAGCTTTTCACCAGAATTCCGCAATCGTTTGAACGGCATTATCACCTTCGGGCCGCTACCGTTCGAAGTTGTCAAGATGGTCGCTCGCAAGTTTATCGGCGAGATCAACTTGAAGCTAGCCGAAAAGAAAGTGAGCCTGGAGTTTGATGAAGAGGCCGTGGAATGGATCGCAAGGAATGGCTATGAAGAGGCTTACGGTGCCAGACCAATCAAGCGTCTGGTGCAGGAGGAAGTGAAGAAACCTCTGGCTGATGAGTTGCTATTCGGCAGCCTTGAAAAAGGTGGCCTTGTGAAAGTCACCATTGAAGACAAGAAGCTAAGATTCAACTTTCCGAAAAAGTCATAA
- the clpS gene encoding ATP-dependent Clp protease adapter ClpS, which yields MTDKQIVPRSHDETENDTGVVVKEVVRAKKPPLYSVILLNDDYTPMEFVVSILERHFNKDHAAATDIMLKVHNEGRAICGIYTYEIAETKVTLVTEEARQSGHPLQCVLERA from the coding sequence ATGACGGACAAACAGATCGTCCCAAGATCCCATGACGAAACTGAAAATGATACAGGAGTCGTGGTCAAAGAAGTCGTTAGAGCAAAGAAACCACCCCTGTATAGTGTGATTTTATTAAATGACGACTACACTCCGATGGAGTTTGTTGTCAGCATCTTGGAAAGACACTTTAACAAGGATCATGCAGCGGCAACAGACATTATGCTGAAGGTCCATAACGAAGGGCGAGCAATTTGTGGTATTTACACATACGAGATCGCCGAAACCAAGGTCACTTTAGTGACCGAAGAAGCAAGACAAAGCGGACATCCATTGCAGTGTGTCCTGGAAAGGGCCTAG
- a CDS encoding M17 family metallopeptidase produces the protein MASLNWESVGEGFPDSHQNDELLLVITREQSEQENWIISLEQEAIPSLSREIEYLKTFVGFSKSQHKPFVVVRWTAFDTPSLEKRWLLGQLVKKLKTQFESIQKLAIYLAGDEIEPWQLAMAEDTFFSYCDHSYNELKLSSVRAMVKNLGDLRQCDAFAQPRLQYQKGYRQWINEEPDVMTSLEIGRRLQSFAKSHQCDFQEFDRERLKELGMNLLLAVGQASELSPSRLYMVGSNIKPGDRPLMLVGKGITFDTGGINVKPYEGFVNAMKNDMGGAALMSNLFMALVKAGYDKPLALVIPACENLVAERSMKPGAIYKSYKGHSVVVDHTDAEGRLILADALAYGEEQLKPCLTLTAATLTTAALRQFSGYFTPVHFANHQFELSLREQAHRFGENFTFWDSFLPFKWANKGKVSDLTNMGRLPASANIGGGSNIAGHFLKEFVDGPMIHFDIFASTWNWSSDYPGSTFGATGASFNSIFEAIMADSGDLWGYRKP, from the coding sequence ATGGCGAGTTTAAATTGGGAATCGGTGGGAGAGGGTTTTCCAGATTCTCATCAAAATGATGAATTACTACTGGTAATCACACGTGAGCAAAGCGAGCAGGAAAACTGGATCATTTCCCTAGAGCAAGAAGCGATCCCCAGCCTTTCCAGAGAGATCGAATACCTTAAGACCTTTGTTGGCTTTTCCAAAAGTCAGCACAAACCCTTTGTCGTTGTTCGTTGGACAGCCTTCGACACGCCAAGCTTAGAAAAGCGATGGTTGCTTGGGCAGTTGGTAAAAAAGTTAAAAACTCAATTTGAGTCGATTCAGAAACTAGCAATCTACTTAGCAGGGGATGAGATTGAACCGTGGCAGCTAGCGATGGCCGAGGATACCTTTTTCTCCTACTGTGATCATAGTTATAACGAACTTAAGCTCTCGTCCGTGCGCGCCATGGTGAAAAATCTTGGTGACTTAAGGCAGTGCGATGCCTTTGCTCAGCCACGGCTTCAATACCAGAAAGGCTATCGTCAATGGATCAACGAAGAGCCGGATGTGATGACATCTTTGGAAATCGGTCGACGTTTGCAATCCTTTGCAAAAAGTCATCAGTGTGACTTCCAAGAGTTCGATCGGGAGCGCCTCAAAGAACTTGGAATGAATCTACTGCTCGCGGTGGGGCAAGCCAGTGAGCTTTCTCCTTCACGACTTTATATGGTTGGCTCGAATATCAAGCCAGGCGACCGGCCGTTGATGCTTGTTGGTAAGGGGATAACGTTTGATACCGGAGGCATCAACGTGAAGCCTTATGAAGGCTTTGTCAATGCTATGAAAAACGACATGGGTGGGGCCGCACTCATGAGCAACTTGTTTATGGCTCTGGTGAAAGCTGGCTACGATAAGCCATTAGCATTGGTGATTCCCGCCTGTGAGAATCTGGTGGCGGAACGCTCTATGAAGCCGGGGGCGATTTATAAAAGTTATAAAGGGCACAGCGTTGTTGTAGACCACACCGATGCAGAAGGTCGTTTGATCCTAGCTGATGCCTTGGCGTATGGCGAGGAGCAGCTCAAACCTTGTCTGACCTTGACTGCAGCGACCCTCACAACAGCTGCACTGCGGCAGTTTAGTGGCTACTTTACGCCGGTTCACTTTGCCAATCATCAGTTCGAGTTGAGTCTTCGCGAGCAGGCTCACAGATTTGGCGAAAACTTCACCTTTTGGGATTCTTTTTTGCCGTTCAAGTGGGCAAATAAAGGCAAGGTCTCCGATCTCACCAATATGGGGCGTCTACCCGCCAGCGCCAATATCGGTGGTGGTTCCAACATTGCCGGACACTTTTTGAAAGAGTTCGTGGATGGGCCCATGATCCATTTTGATATTTTTGCCTCTACTTGGAACTGGAGCAGCGATTATCCTGGATCAACGTTTGGTGCTACGGGAGCATCATTCAACAGTATTTTTGAAGCCATAATGGCTGATAGCGGAGATCTTTGGGGTTATCGCAAGCCTTAG
- a CDS encoding type IV pilus twitching motility protein PilT, whose amino-acid sequence MENFKKALKVAITEEVEGIRFDANQPPVLIQFANEKPLPELGVLEDSVVDEIVRSLIPDSSSQPGEPTKGELSIVNFGELKLIGCTGEQPVLYVFIPPQGNQLYVQTWNQLTEEPQETPEPPSLSEGVDVSGMFSISSIHDEEPSTGEDSQNEISAEHSIPSLSHEMASDPSPEESFESSATTQHRDNPFQGVALSSAPDDESEDQNTAQSDLASLGFSQDAVSDLPDHTHTNTSASPRKTVFSEQPPPMAGLGQTTMVPPEESPLPTVAQTYQPEPSPESARLSSMPSAHEPNTEESSATIHFGATLPDEMIDPNQRNPIDEILRVMVSQNASDMHLTQNEPICFRVDGEILRINQDPIDTATMESLLLPIMPPKNRREFAAISDTDFAYAVPGLARFRVNIFRDLQGVGAVLRQIPDTVLTADQLGLPESIRKLCYLSKGLVVVTGPTGSGKSTTLAAMIDLINETRKEHILTIEDPVEFVHKQKQCLVNQREVHKHTESFSRALRAALREDPDIILIGEMRDLETVAIAIETAETGHLVFGTLHTNTAISTVDRLVDQFPADQQEQIRVMLAESLKGVVAQTLVKKIGGGRCAAQEILIVDRAVSSLIREGNTHMMQNHMQTQKSKGNILLNEALLKLVLEGKVSAQDAWMKAVDKDAFANLAQSKGVSLEKAS is encoded by the coding sequence ATGGAAAATTTCAAAAAAGCCCTAAAAGTTGCCATTACGGAGGAAGTTGAGGGGATTCGCTTTGATGCCAATCAGCCCCCTGTCCTCATTCAATTCGCCAACGAGAAGCCCCTACCCGAGCTTGGGGTTTTGGAAGACTCCGTGGTTGACGAAATTGTACGGTCATTGATTCCAGACTCATCAAGTCAACCGGGGGAGCCCACTAAGGGGGAGCTCTCGATTGTCAACTTCGGTGAGCTCAAGCTGATTGGTTGCACAGGAGAGCAGCCGGTCCTGTATGTGTTTATTCCCCCCCAAGGCAATCAGCTCTACGTACAAACCTGGAATCAGCTCACCGAAGAACCACAAGAGACCCCTGAGCCTCCCTCGCTATCCGAAGGCGTGGATGTTAGCGGTATGTTTTCCATCTCATCCATCCACGATGAAGAGCCTAGCACTGGTGAAGACTCTCAAAATGAAATCTCTGCCGAACATTCTATCCCTAGCTTGAGTCATGAAATGGCTTCGGACCCAAGCCCTGAAGAGTCCTTCGAATCATCCGCTACCACTCAGCATCGGGATAACCCCTTCCAAGGGGTGGCCTTATCCTCAGCCCCAGATGACGAATCGGAGGACCAAAACACCGCTCAAAGCGACCTAGCTTCCCTAGGTTTTAGCCAAGACGCGGTCTCCGATCTGCCTGACCATACCCACACCAACACATCAGCATCACCGCGGAAAACCGTATTCAGCGAGCAGCCGCCACCCATGGCAGGCTTAGGCCAAACCACTATGGTTCCTCCAGAGGAATCACCTCTTCCCACGGTTGCCCAAACTTACCAGCCGGAACCGAGCCCTGAGTCAGCAAGGCTATCGTCGATGCCCTCTGCCCATGAGCCAAACACCGAAGAGTCTAGTGCCACCATCCACTTCGGTGCAACGTTACCTGACGAAATGATCGACCCGAACCAACGAAACCCAATCGATGAAATCTTAAGAGTCATGGTTTCACAAAATGCCAGCGACATGCACCTGACTCAGAATGAACCCATATGCTTCCGGGTGGACGGCGAGATTCTGAGAATCAATCAAGATCCGATCGATACTGCGACTATGGAAAGCCTTCTCCTGCCGATCATGCCTCCTAAAAATCGCCGGGAGTTTGCAGCCATTAGCGACACGGATTTTGCTTATGCCGTGCCAGGATTAGCTCGCTTTAGGGTTAATATCTTTAGAGACTTACAAGGTGTTGGAGCGGTTCTTCGCCAAATACCAGATACCGTTCTCACCGCCGATCAATTGGGTCTTCCTGAGTCGATTCGAAAGCTATGCTACCTATCCAAAGGTCTGGTTGTGGTAACCGGACCCACTGGAAGTGGTAAATCGACGACCCTGGCAGCCATGATTGATCTCATTAACGAGACCCGAAAAGAGCACATCCTAACCATCGAAGATCCCGTAGAGTTTGTCCATAAGCAGAAGCAGTGCCTGGTTAACCAACGAGAGGTTCACAAACATACGGAAAGCTTTTCAAGAGCCCTTCGTGCTGCCCTACGGGAAGATCCCGATATTATTCTCATTGGCGAGATGAGGGATTTAGAAACCGTTGCCATTGCCATCGAAACCGCCGAGACGGGCCACCTAGTCTTTGGTACCCTTCATACTAATACAGCGATATCGACAGTGGATCGACTGGTTGATCAGTTCCCCGCAGACCAACAGGAACAGATCCGTGTGATGCTCGCTGAATCCCTAAAGGGTGTGGTTGCCCAAACCCTCGTCAAGAAAATCGGGGGTGGTCGCTGTGCGGCCCAGGAGATATTGATTGTCGATCGAGCTGTCAGCTCACTTATACGCGAAGGTAATACTCATATGATGCAGAATCATATGCAGACCCAAAAGTCGAAGGGGAACATACTCCTCAACGAAGCCCTACTCAAACTTGTCTTGGAAGGCAAGGTGAGTGCTCAGGACGCGTGGATGAAAGCAGTGGACAAGGATGCATTTGCCAATCTTGCCCAAAGTAAGGGTGTGAGCCTCGAAAAAGCATCGTAA
- the trpS gene encoding tryptophan--tRNA ligase: MTKKNILSGIQPTANLTLGNYLGAIKNWVKLQNEYTCFFMVVDQHAITVRQEPEKLRENTWFAIATYIASGIDPEKSFLFAQSHVGQHTQLAWVLNCYGYMGELNRMTQFKDKSTRAGANIPVGLYTYPLLMAADILLYDTHLVPVGQDQKQHVELTRDLGQRMNGLYGDDTFVVPEVYIPKAGAKIMDLQNPTSKMSKSAESEAGTIFLADSAKQVEKKLKRAMTDSGSEITYDRDGKPGICNLLDIQSAITGKSTEELVQSYEGKMYGHLKVDTAEIVNAELDPIRARTQELLSDRTELERILRNGAEKARERAEQTIKRVYERVGFVMP, translated from the coding sequence ATGACTAAAAAAAACATACTTTCTGGAATCCAACCCACTGCTAATCTGACACTTGGAAATTATCTCGGGGCCATCAAGAACTGGGTCAAGTTGCAGAATGAGTACACCTGCTTTTTTATGGTTGTTGACCAACATGCTATCACTGTTCGTCAGGAACCAGAAAAACTCCGTGAAAACACATGGTTTGCTATTGCCACCTACATCGCTTCTGGTATCGATCCCGAAAAAAGTTTTCTGTTTGCGCAATCCCACGTTGGCCAACACACTCAGCTGGCCTGGGTTTTGAATTGCTATGGCTATATGGGTGAGCTCAACCGGATGACTCAGTTTAAGGACAAGTCCACCCGGGCGGGAGCAAACATTCCAGTCGGCCTCTACACGTATCCGTTGCTTATGGCAGCAGATATTCTGCTTTATGACACTCATTTGGTGCCCGTGGGGCAAGACCAAAAGCAGCACGTGGAATTAACCCGTGATCTTGGGCAAAGAATGAATGGACTCTATGGGGATGATACCTTTGTGGTGCCGGAAGTCTACATTCCCAAAGCGGGGGCAAAGATTATGGATTTACAAAACCCGACATCTAAAATGTCGAAGAGTGCCGAATCTGAGGCGGGGACCATCTTCTTGGCAGACTCCGCCAAGCAGGTTGAGAAAAAGTTAAAACGGGCCATGACTGATTCAGGCTCGGAAATTACCTATGATCGGGACGGGAAGCCGGGAATCTGCAACTTGCTTGATATCCAGTCAGCGATAACTGGCAAGAGTACCGAGGAGCTGGTGCAGTCCTACGAAGGTAAAATGTATGGCCACCTTAAAGTCGATACGGCTGAAATCGTCAATGCTGAGCTTGACCCGATCAGGGCACGCACCCAAGAGCTTCTTTCGGATCGCACTGAACTAGAGCGCATTCTTCGCAATGGTGCTGAAAAGGCTCGCGAGCGAGCTGAGCAGACAATCAAACGAGTTTACGAGCGGGTTGGCTTCGTAATGCCGTAG
- the folE2 gene encoding GTP cyclohydrolase FolE2: MLDSEKALATDKLSDVAADSSSPWSIGIDQSGMTKIAVPINLDLNELGHQTQFAEAAVSVNMINPQSKGIHMSRLYLRLTQRMESEPFSMNLVEQLLEDFLASHQDISDSAYLRLAFKLPIKRPALISTHSGWRLYPVVIESKKDGQGFHHQVSLELQYSSTCPCSASLSRQLIQDKFRQDFGGENTVSAGEMLAWLGKESSICGVPHSQRSTAKVSFSLDNIYGLDLVHLVRHLEDKLQTPVQTAVKREDEQEFARLNAANLMFVEDAVRNIYKAMQSVSYARRVTVETIHHESLHAHDARAMIQKSVH, encoded by the coding sequence ATGCTAGATAGTGAGAAAGCTCTGGCCACAGACAAATTGTCAGATGTGGCAGCCGATTCTTCCAGCCCCTGGTCCATAGGGATTGATCAATCGGGAATGACCAAAATTGCGGTTCCGATCAACCTCGATCTCAATGAATTGGGTCATCAAACCCAATTCGCTGAAGCTGCTGTTAGCGTGAATATGATTAATCCCCAGTCCAAAGGCATCCACATGTCTCGCCTCTACCTGCGTCTCACCCAGAGAATGGAGAGTGAGCCTTTCAGCATGAATCTGGTGGAACAACTCTTGGAGGATTTCCTAGCATCACACCAAGACATAAGCGACAGTGCTTACCTAAGACTGGCTTTTAAGCTTCCGATAAAGCGCCCAGCGCTTATCTCGACTCATAGTGGCTGGCGTCTATATCCCGTTGTGATCGAATCTAAAAAAGACGGTCAAGGTTTTCATCATCAAGTGAGTCTAGAGCTGCAATATTCGAGCACCTGCCCATGCTCTGCGAGCCTCTCTAGGCAATTGATTCAAGATAAATTTCGCCAAGACTTTGGGGGCGAGAATACAGTATCGGCGGGTGAAATGCTTGCTTGGTTGGGTAAAGAAAGCTCCATCTGTGGAGTCCCCCATAGCCAACGCTCAACGGCTAAGGTATCGTTCTCACTCGATAATATCTATGGGCTTGATTTAGTTCATCTGGTCCGTCACTTGGAAGATAAGTTACAAACACCTGTACAGACAGCGGTTAAGAGAGAAGATGAGCAAGAGTTTGCAAGGCTAAATGCTGCAAATCTGATGTTTGTAGAGGACGCGGTTCGTAACATCTATAAGGCGATGCAATCGGTATCTTATGCAAGGAGGGTTACCGTGGAAACGATCCATCATGAAAGCCTCCATGCTCATGATGCTCGGGCGATGATCCAGAAGTCTGTGCACTAA
- a CDS encoding MerC domain-containing protein, producing MKDMMGMGLSLACLLHCLGAPFLLPLIPSLGPWFDQESVHVALLVIVSLYSVRFLMPYGSVMIKLMSLLGLALLGLAYQFHGAWYETLLNCLGSLALLGAHYSNMMAAKNSEKDYGRWA from the coding sequence ATGAAAGATATGATGGGCATGGGCTTATCGCTAGCCTGCCTGCTCCACTGCCTAGGAGCCCCCTTCCTACTTCCGTTGATTCCATCCCTTGGGCCTTGGTTTGATCAAGAGTCCGTGCATGTTGCATTGCTAGTGATTGTGAGTCTTTATTCGGTTCGATTTCTGATGCCTTACGGCTCTGTCATGATTAAGCTTATGTCCCTTCTTGGTTTGGCTTTGTTGGGTCTTGCGTATCAATTCCACGGAGCTTGGTATGAAACCCTCCTCAATTGTCTGGGTAGCCTTGCCCTGCTTGGGGCTCATTATTCCAATATGATGGCAGCTAAAAACTCTGAAAAAGATTACGGCCGGTGGGCCTAG
- a CDS encoding DUF455 family protein yields MEIREFAEAILFGTSLKDKLLRPEVLTDDQPWNSIDRPQFPGRPLILMPGLKTRRPFPKDHQLDQGENRAAILHFFANHELLAMELMALALLKFPDAPKAFRRGIAETIFEEQDHMILYQKRMESLGMELGEIAVNDFFWNSLKDMASPMDYVTGMSMTFEQANLDYSRHYIRLMNRIGDHETSTLLDKVYQDEIGHVKYGVTWFDRWRSHERSQWSSHRLAMFGRQPLTIARAKGIGFDRDGRLRAGFSGEYVDAMEVFENPKGRCPKLYWYNADCELENAHGKPGYSPSAGVKRLMADFELLPMFVASNGDALLCQNPPSLSYQRYLKDRIGKLVEFIPWQGSKAELRDLCAYRSFSALQPWGWTPRAKELEAAIEAKSFRFQKGPEFNMSIKSLFEKTHCPDLRHGLRQNPDWDSLMGPQVCDGKIAFDSQSVWNMIQGLHDSGLHGVVKSPFGFSGAGQCRIFLRESGSDSQRGWIAKQLSLHGKVIVEPWLDRVLDGSLIWNHSDSDVQATFFLTDDKGRYRGHKLGPLAQKIAPSLRPYVLGHDHTGQARLDQILKAGKKLQTYVREKGYKGPAGVDFFVFRWPHDGQLYCKILGEINGRMTMAHVATALEKNLRLQRPHLWLTITLSEVKQAGYDSVKTLANEIKEQVASEQDILFTNDPETALGAVSFLLGDQNVLRLLDKKFNLHLRGD; encoded by the coding sequence ATGGAGATTCGAGAGTTCGCCGAGGCTATTCTTTTTGGAACAAGTCTCAAAGATAAACTACTTCGCCCAGAAGTTTTAACTGATGATCAGCCTTGGAACTCCATCGATCGCCCGCAATTCCCAGGCCGACCCCTGATACTGATGCCGGGTTTGAAAACCCGGCGCCCGTTTCCTAAAGATCACCAGCTTGACCAGGGCGAAAACCGAGCGGCCATCCTTCACTTTTTCGCCAATCATGAGCTGCTTGCCATGGAACTCATGGCCTTAGCCTTATTAAAATTTCCAGACGCTCCCAAGGCCTTTCGGCGGGGCATTGCCGAGACCATTTTCGAAGAGCAAGACCATATGATCCTTTACCAGAAGCGAATGGAGTCTTTGGGTATGGAGCTCGGCGAGATTGCTGTGAACGACTTCTTTTGGAACTCGCTCAAAGACATGGCTTCGCCCATGGATTATGTTACAGGCATGAGTATGACTTTTGAGCAAGCTAATTTGGATTATAGTCGCCACTATATTAGGCTCATGAATAGAATTGGCGATCATGAGACCTCTACCTTGCTTGACAAGGTTTATCAGGACGAGATTGGACATGTGAAATATGGAGTCACGTGGTTTGATCGTTGGCGATCCCATGAACGGAGCCAGTGGTCGTCTCACCGTCTTGCTATGTTTGGCAGGCAACCCCTAACGATCGCGCGGGCCAAAGGCATCGGCTTCGATCGTGATGGTAGGCTACGGGCAGGTTTTAGCGGAGAGTATGTAGACGCAATGGAAGTTTTTGAAAACCCTAAAGGGCGATGTCCTAAGCTTTATTGGTACAACGCAGACTGTGAGCTGGAAAATGCCCATGGTAAACCAGGGTATTCGCCGAGTGCTGGGGTGAAGCGTTTGATGGCAGACTTTGAGCTTTTGCCAATGTTCGTAGCAAGCAACGGCGACGCTTTGCTTTGTCAGAATCCACCGAGCTTGTCTTATCAGCGCTACCTAAAAGATCGGATTGGCAAGCTCGTAGAGTTTATTCCTTGGCAGGGAAGTAAGGCAGAGCTAAGGGACCTTTGCGCTTATCGAAGTTTCTCGGCTTTGCAGCCTTGGGGTTGGACTCCCCGAGCTAAGGAATTGGAAGCTGCTATCGAAGCGAAGTCGTTTCGCTTTCAAAAAGGCCCTGAGTTTAACATGTCTATTAAGAGCTTATTTGAAAAGACTCACTGCCCTGATCTGCGCCACGGCTTACGCCAGAATCCAGACTGGGATTCTCTTATGGGTCCTCAGGTATGCGATGGAAAGATTGCCTTTGATAGCCAAAGTGTCTGGAATATGATTCAAGGGCTTCACGACTCAGGGCTTCATGGGGTAGTTAAGTCGCCTTTCGGCTTTTCCGGGGCTGGTCAGTGTCGCATATTTCTTAGAGAGTCTGGCAGTGACTCCCAAAGAGGTTGGATTGCCAAGCAGCTCAGTTTGCATGGCAAAGTCATTGTCGAGCCATGGCTTGATCGAGTGCTAGATGGGTCGTTAATTTGGAACCATAGTGATTCTGATGTTCAGGCCACGTTTTTCCTCACTGATGATAAGGGGCGGTACCGAGGCCATAAGCTCGGCCCCTTAGCGCAGAAGATCGCGCCTAGTCTTCGTCCCTATGTTTTGGGGCACGATCACACCGGGCAAGCCCGTCTTGATCAGATCTTAAAAGCTGGGAAAAAGCTCCAGACTTATGTTCGAGAGAAAGGTTACAAGGGACCAGCAGGAGTCGATTTTTTTGTGTTTCGTTGGCCTCATGATGGGCAACTGTATTGTAAAATACTCGGTGAAATCAATGGCCGGATGACCATGGCTCATGTTGCAACTGCCCTAGAAAAAAATCTCCGTTTGCAACGCCCTCACCTTTGGCTCACGATAACCCTATCAGAGGTCAAGCAAGCGGGCTATGACTCGGTGAAGACACTGGCAAATGAGATTAAGGAACAAGTTGCCAGTGAACAAGATATTTTGTTTACGAATGACCCTGAAACAGCTCTTGGTGCAGTTTCATTTTTACTTGGGGATCAGAACGTGCTTAGACTATTGGACAAAAAATTCAACCTGCATCTGAGGGGTGATTGA